One genomic window of Azospirillum sp. TSH58 includes the following:
- a CDS encoding fumarate hydratase, translated as MPDDISPARGAATLFPLSKDDTTYRKLTSDHVSVVEFDGEQVLKVEPEGLRLLAEEAFKDINHLLRPGHLSQIRAILDDPEASPNDKFVALDLLKNANIAAAGTLPMCQDTGTAIIMGKKGRRVFTKGGDETALSEGARDAYLKRNLRYSQLAPISMYEEKNTRNNLPGQVEIYAEGEDAYKFLFMAKGGGSANKTFLHQATPSVLAPDRLLKFLEDKIRYLGTSACPPYHLAIVIGGLSAEQNLKTVKLASARYLDNLPTEGGEDAHAFRDLAMEAEVHKLTQTMGIGAQFGGKYFCHDVRVIRLPRHGASMPIGIGVSCSADRQAVGKITKDGIFLEQLETDPAKYLPEITDGDLAGEVVKIDLNQPMSEILATLKQYPIRTRLSLTGPLIVARDLAHAKLRARLDAGEPLPDYFKNHPIYYAGPAKTPEGYASGSFGPTTAGRMDSFVEQFQAAGGSMVMLAKGNRSPEVTAACKTHGGFYLGSIGGAAARLAQDCIKKVECIEYPELGMEAIWRIEVEDFPAFIIVDDKGNDFFKELKLA; from the coding sequence ATGCCCGATGACATCAGCCCCGCCCGCGGCGCCGCGACGCTGTTCCCGCTGTCCAAGGACGACACGACCTACCGCAAGCTGACCTCGGATCACGTCTCGGTCGTCGAGTTCGACGGCGAACAGGTCCTGAAGGTGGAGCCGGAGGGCCTGCGCCTGCTGGCCGAGGAGGCCTTCAAGGACATCAACCACCTGCTGCGCCCCGGCCATCTCAGCCAGATCCGCGCGATCCTCGACGATCCGGAAGCCTCGCCGAACGACAAGTTCGTGGCGCTGGACCTGCTGAAGAACGCCAACATCGCCGCCGCCGGCACCCTGCCGATGTGCCAGGACACCGGCACCGCCATCATCATGGGCAAGAAGGGCCGCCGCGTCTTCACCAAGGGCGGCGACGAGACCGCCCTGTCGGAAGGTGCCCGCGACGCCTACCTGAAGCGCAACCTGCGCTACAGCCAGCTCGCCCCGATCTCCATGTATGAGGAGAAGAACACCCGCAACAACCTGCCGGGCCAGGTCGAGATCTACGCGGAGGGCGAGGACGCCTACAAGTTCCTGTTCATGGCCAAGGGCGGCGGGTCGGCCAACAAGACTTTCCTGCACCAGGCCACCCCGTCGGTTCTGGCGCCGGACCGGCTGCTGAAGTTCCTCGAGGACAAGATCCGCTACCTCGGCACCTCGGCCTGTCCGCCCTACCACCTCGCCATCGTCATCGGCGGCCTGTCGGCGGAGCAGAATCTGAAGACGGTGAAGCTGGCCTCGGCCCGCTACCTCGACAATCTGCCGACCGAGGGCGGCGAGGACGCGCACGCCTTCCGCGACCTCGCCATGGAGGCGGAGGTGCACAAGCTGACGCAGACCATGGGCATCGGCGCCCAGTTCGGCGGCAAGTACTTCTGCCACGACGTCCGCGTCATCCGCCTGCCGCGCCACGGCGCCTCCATGCCGATCGGCATCGGCGTGTCCTGCTCGGCCGACCGTCAGGCGGTGGGCAAGATCACCAAGGACGGCATCTTCCTGGAGCAGTTGGAGACCGATCCGGCCAAGTACCTGCCCGAGATCACCGACGGCGATCTCGCCGGCGAGGTGGTCAAGATCGATCTGAACCAGCCGATGAGCGAGATCCTCGCCACGCTGAAGCAGTATCCGATCCGCACCCGCCTGTCGCTGACCGGCCCGCTGATCGTCGCCCGCGACCTCGCCCACGCCAAGCTGCGCGCGCGGCTGGACGCCGGCGAGCCGCTGCCAGACTATTTCAAGAACCACCCCATCTACTACGCCGGCCCGGCCAAGACGCCGGAAGGCTACGCCTCGGGCTCCTTCGGTCCGACGACCGCCGGACGCATGGACAGCTTCGTCGAGCAGTTCCAGGCGGCGGGCGGTTCGATGGTCATGCTGGCCAAGGGCAACCGCAGCCCCGAGGTGACCGCGGCCTGCAAGACGCATGGCGGCTTCTATCTCGGCTCCATCGGCGGTGCCGCGGCCCGTCTGGCCCAGGACTGCATCAAGAAGGTGGAGTGCATCGAGTATCCGGAACTCGGCATGGAAGCCATCTGGCGCATCGAGGTCGAGGACTTCCCGGCCTTCATCATCGTCGATGACAAGGGCAACGACTTCTTCAAGGAACTGAAGCTGGCCTGA
- a CDS encoding RluA family pseudouridine synthase: MTPEQIQARVLYRDGLMLIIDKPAGLPVHAGPGGGPNLERHFDALRFGFPKPPGLAHRLDRDTSGCLILGRHPKALRKLGKLFQDGKVDKTYWAVVAGTPPEEQGRIELPLKKVTNKTGGWRIVVADDGQSAVTDYRVLGRGDGMTWLELKPHTGRTHQIRVHCATALGCPLLGDPQYGGPDGHPLHLQSRAISLPLYPSREAVGAVAPVPPHMRAALAACGFHGDGPA; this comes from the coding sequence ATGACACCCGAACAAATCCAGGCCCGCGTCCTCTACCGCGACGGGCTGATGCTCATCATCGACAAGCCCGCCGGCCTACCCGTCCACGCCGGACCGGGCGGCGGCCCGAATCTGGAGCGCCATTTCGACGCCCTGCGCTTCGGCTTTCCGAAGCCGCCGGGGCTCGCGCACCGGCTGGACCGCGACACCTCCGGCTGCCTGATCCTTGGGCGGCATCCCAAGGCCCTGCGCAAGCTGGGCAAGCTGTTCCAGGACGGCAAGGTCGACAAGACCTATTGGGCGGTCGTCGCCGGCACCCCGCCGGAGGAGCAGGGGCGCATCGAGCTGCCTTTGAAGAAGGTCACCAACAAGACCGGTGGCTGGCGCATCGTCGTGGCCGACGACGGGCAGAGCGCCGTCACCGACTACCGGGTCCTGGGCCGCGGCGACGGCATGACGTGGCTGGAGTTGAAGCCCCACACCGGGCGCACGCACCAGATCCGCGTGCATTGCGCCACGGCGCTGGGCTGTCCGCTGCTCGGCGATCCGCAATATGGCGGGCCGGATGGGCATCCGCTGCACCTGCAGTCGCGGGCCATATCCCTGCCCCTCTACCCCTCCCGCGAGGCGGTCGGCGCGGTGGCGCCGGTTCCGCCCCACATGCGCGCGGCGCTGGCCGCCTGCGGCTTTCACGGAGACGGCCCGGCCTGA
- a CDS encoding DUF4383 domain-containing protein, with protein MWWRNVTLVYAAAFTAIGILGFIPTFLSPPPEGMTLAVESFHGYLLGLFPVNLLHNIVHLLFGLWGFFAYFSSRLASRSYLRSVAVAYAVLTVLGFIPGLNTLFGLVPLHGNDIWLHAVLAIVAGYVGFMVHETEVGTEKRAEWRA; from the coding sequence ATGTGGTGGCGCAACGTAACACTGGTCTATGCCGCGGCTTTTACGGCCATCGGCATTTTAGGCTTCATTCCGACCTTCCTGTCCCCGCCTCCGGAGGGCATGACCCTCGCCGTCGAATCCTTCCACGGCTATCTGCTCGGGCTGTTCCCGGTGAATCTGTTGCACAACATCGTGCATCTCCTGTTCGGCCTGTGGGGCTTCTTCGCCTACTTCTCCAGCCGTCTGGCCTCGCGCAGCTATCTGCGCAGCGTGGCCGTGGCCTACGCCGTGCTGACCGTTCTTGGCTTCATCCCGGGTCTGAACACGCTGTTCGGGCTGGTGCCGCTGCACGGCAACGACATCTGGCTGCACGCCGTCCTCGCGATCGTGGCCGGCTACGTCGGCTTCATGGTGCATGAGACGGAGGTCGGCACGGAGAAGCGCGCCGAGTGGCGGGCGTAA
- a CDS encoding 4Fe-4S dicluster domain-containing protein encodes MAISRADLFRGRLRSESRPSEAPQALEARIGAACLSYTGTDCRMCGDHCDHGAIRFRPLGRGRWLPIVEEGGCTGCGDCAAVCPVKAVTMEPVAA; translated from the coding sequence ATGGCGATCAGTCGCGCGGATCTGTTCCGGGGCCGCCTCCGGTCCGAGAGCCGTCCGTCCGAGGCGCCCCAGGCGCTGGAGGCGCGCATCGGCGCGGCGTGCCTGTCCTACACCGGGACCGACTGCCGGATGTGCGGCGACCATTGCGACCACGGCGCGATCCGTTTCCGTCCGCTGGGGCGCGGGCGCTGGCTGCCGATCGTCGAGGAGGGGGGATGCACCGGCTGCGGCGACTGCGCGGCCGTGTGCCCGGTCAAAGCGGTGACCATGGAGCCGGTTGCCGCCTGA
- a CDS encoding ATP-binding protein — protein sequence MHHPTLIVVKVRTGRTDGMVPIGNTTARWMTLRYGLALGVIALCTLAGFVMTERVIDQHADMLEVVNISGRQRMLSQRTALLAEQLRNAPTDAERSALTVRLAEATDMFENAHRRLTGADEGPAMGKDVRRLYFDGPEPLNDLVLRHIAALRAVIAAGPAGLPPDMPEADLVTHQALGPLLAGLEDMVARYQEAGERGFATLHNLGFAALILTLLTLCAEVLVIFRPMVRQVQRQFADITRMTQALEQTNVTLEAQVRARTAELHTAKVAAEQAHLAKSRFLAHAGHDLKQPLQAINMFTGMLERQLDKPRALALVKDLRLAQRSMHDLLNAILDISKLESGVVEPKPADVALSALFDQLEAEFTGIAEDKGLRLRVVPTDLSVRTDPFLLERILRNLLTNAVRYTEQGGVLMGCRRRGGTVWIEVYDTGRGIAEIDRRRIFEEFVQLDRPDRDRSEGIGLGLAIVDRLARLLGHPLELRSVEGRGTVFAVGVPLVRSLHETVAA from the coding sequence GTGCACCACCCGACCTTGATCGTCGTCAAGGTCCGCACCGGAAGGACGGACGGCATGGTCCCCATCGGCAACACCACGGCGCGCTGGATGACGCTTCGCTACGGGCTGGCGCTCGGGGTGATCGCGCTGTGCACGTTGGCCGGCTTCGTCATGACCGAACGGGTCATCGACCAGCACGCCGACATGCTGGAGGTCGTGAACATCTCCGGCCGCCAGCGCATGCTGTCCCAGCGCACCGCCCTGCTGGCGGAGCAGCTCCGCAACGCCCCGACCGATGCCGAGCGGAGCGCCCTGACCGTCCGTCTGGCCGAGGCGACCGACATGTTCGAGAACGCACACCGGCGGCTGACCGGCGCCGACGAGGGGCCGGCCATGGGCAAGGACGTGCGGCGCCTCTATTTCGACGGGCCGGAGCCACTGAACGATCTGGTGCTCCGCCACATCGCCGCGCTCCGCGCGGTGATCGCCGCCGGCCCCGCCGGTCTGCCGCCCGACATGCCCGAGGCCGACCTCGTCACCCATCAGGCGCTCGGCCCGCTGCTGGCGGGCCTGGAGGACATGGTGGCGCGCTATCAGGAGGCGGGCGAGCGTGGCTTCGCCACTCTGCACAATCTGGGGTTCGCCGCCCTGATCCTGACTCTGCTGACCCTGTGCGCCGAGGTTCTGGTGATCTTCCGACCGATGGTCCGGCAGGTGCAGCGCCAGTTCGCCGACATCACCCGCATGACCCAGGCGTTGGAGCAGACCAACGTCACGCTGGAGGCCCAGGTGCGCGCCCGCACCGCCGAGCTGCACACGGCGAAGGTGGCGGCGGAACAGGCCCATCTGGCGAAATCGCGTTTTCTCGCCCACGCCGGGCATGACCTGAAGCAGCCCCTTCAGGCCATCAACATGTTCACCGGCATGCTGGAACGGCAGCTCGACAAGCCCCGCGCCTTGGCGCTGGTGAAGGATTTGCGGCTGGCCCAGCGGTCGATGCACGATCTGCTGAACGCCATCCTGGACATCTCGAAGCTGGAATCCGGCGTGGTCGAACCGAAGCCCGCCGATGTCGCGCTGTCCGCCCTGTTCGACCAGCTCGAAGCGGAATTCACCGGGATTGCCGAGGACAAGGGCCTGCGGCTGCGCGTCGTGCCGACGGACCTTTCCGTGCGGACGGACCCCTTCCTTCTGGAGCGCATCCTGCGCAACCTGCTCACCAACGCGGTGCGCTACACCGAACAGGGCGGCGTGCTGATGGGATGCCGGCGCCGCGGCGGCACTGTGTGGATCGAGGTCTACGACACCGGCCGCGGCATCGCCGAAATCGACCGCCGCCGCATTTTCGAGGAATTCGTCCAGCTCGACCGGCCCGACCGCGACCGCAGCGAGGGAATCGGGCTGGGGCTGGCCATCGTCGACCGGCTGGCCCGGCTGCTCGGCCATCCGCTGGAGCTACGCTCGGTCGAAGGGCGCGGAACGGTGTTCGCCGTGGGGGTTCCCCTGGTCCGCAGCCTACACGAGACGGTCGCGGCCTGA
- a CDS encoding response regulator, translated as MQVLIADDHSIVRSGLTHLVGELDEQANVAAATSFGQLTQLLDQGTYDLVIMDLRMPGLGGLEDVEAVVKRVAPVPVVVFSMIDSPDEMRAVLSRGVRAFIPKSTDDVLVVNILRLVMAGGSYVPPVLGMPGLAQAPVAAKAHEPSVFDGMTRRQLEVLDLLAQGLSNQEIGERLGLNLSTVKTHVTGVLKALGVGSRTQAVLLVKESGRDRLV; from the coding sequence ATGCAGGTATTGATCGCCGACGATCACTCCATTGTTCGCAGTGGCCTGACCCATCTGGTCGGGGAGCTGGACGAACAGGCCAACGTGGCCGCGGCGACCAGCTTCGGCCAGTTGACCCAGCTGCTGGACCAGGGGACCTACGACCTCGTCATCATGGATCTGCGCATGCCGGGCCTCGGTGGGCTGGAAGACGTGGAGGCGGTGGTGAAGCGGGTGGCGCCGGTGCCGGTCGTCGTCTTCTCGATGATCGATTCGCCGGACGAGATGCGCGCCGTGCTGTCGCGCGGGGTGCGGGCCTTCATTCCGAAATCCACCGACGACGTTCTGGTCGTGAACATCCTGCGGCTGGTCATGGCCGGCGGGTCCTATGTGCCGCCGGTGCTCGGCATGCCGGGGTTGGCCCAGGCGCCGGTCGCCGCGAAGGCGCATGAGCCGAGCGTCTTCGACGGCATGACCCGCCGCCAGTTGGAGGTTCTGGACCTGTTGGCCCAGGGCCTGTCGAATCAGGAGATCGGGGAGCGGCTGGGCCTGAACCTGTCCACCGTCAAGACCCACGTCACCGGCGTGCTGAAGGCGCTGGGTGTGGGCAGCCGGACCCAGGCGGTGCTGCTGGTCAAGGAATCAGGCCGCGACCGTCTCGTGTAG
- a CDS encoding OmpA family protein, with product MTLRGILLGTALAAMLPTAAMAATEGFYVGAGAGVNWTRDADLRFENTPTDASTSFKLGGIGDISAGYATAAGPRAELEFAWRWRNAIDSTDSSNAAVNGLGGKASSLAFMGNVLYDINTGTAFTPYIGVGAGIAQVRLDLGGFDDRDWVFAYQGIAGVSYALSQNLALTLDYRYFATLDPKFDLGGPAGLASSTVKGEYQNHTIMAGLRYTFGAPAAAPAAAPIAPAAPVQAQPQSEYLVFFDWDKANITAASDKIIGDAAASAGQVRAVSIHVVGHTDTSGSPAYNQRLSLRRADAVKNALVGKGVAANQITVEGKGETQLLVNTGANVREPSNRRAQILIRVQ from the coding sequence ATGACTCTGCGTGGGATTCTGCTCGGAACGGCGCTCGCGGCGATGCTGCCGACCGCCGCCATGGCCGCGACCGAGGGCTTTTACGTCGGCGCCGGCGCCGGCGTGAACTGGACGCGCGACGCCGATCTGCGTTTCGAAAACACCCCGACGGACGCCAGCACCAGCTTCAAGCTGGGCGGCATCGGCGACATCTCCGCCGGCTACGCCACCGCCGCCGGCCCGCGCGCCGAGCTGGAGTTCGCTTGGCGCTGGCGCAACGCGATCGACAGCACCGACAGCTCCAACGCGGCGGTGAACGGTCTGGGTGGCAAGGCCAGCTCGCTCGCCTTCATGGGCAACGTGCTGTACGACATCAACACCGGCACCGCCTTCACGCCCTACATCGGCGTCGGCGCCGGTATCGCCCAGGTCCGTCTGGATCTCGGCGGTTTCGATGACCGCGACTGGGTGTTCGCCTACCAGGGCATCGCCGGCGTGTCCTACGCCCTGAGCCAGAACCTGGCCCTGACGCTGGACTACCGCTACTTCGCGACTCTCGATCCGAAGTTCGATCTGGGCGGCCCCGCCGGCCTCGCCAGCTCCACCGTGAAGGGCGAGTACCAGAACCACACCATCATGGCCGGCCTGCGCTACACCTTCGGCGCCCCGGCGGCGGCCCCCGCGGCGGCCCCCATCGCTCCGGCGGCTCCGGTGCAGGCGCAGCCGCAGTCGGAGTATCTGGTGTTCTTCGACTGGGACAAGGCCAACATCACCGCGGCGTCCGACAAGATCATCGGCGATGCCGCCGCCTCGGCCGGTCAGGTGCGGGCGGTCAGCATCCATGTGGTTGGCCACACCGACACCTCGGGCTCGCCGGCCTACAACCAGCGGCTCTCGCTGCGCCGCGCCGACGCGGTGAAGAACGCGCTGGTCGGCAAGGGCGTTGCCGCCAACCAGATCACTGTCGAGGGCAAGGGCGAGACCCAGCTCCTGGTGAACACCGGGGCGAACGTCCGCGAGCCGTCGAACCGCCGCGCGCAGATCCTCATCCGCGTGCAGTGA
- a CDS encoding branched-chain amino acid ABC transporter substrate-binding protein, which yields MNYKLSLLVAVAATAMTASVAKADIAVATAGPITGQYATFGEQMKKGMEQAVADINAAGGVLGQKLKLEVGDDACDPKQAVAVANQLAKAGVKFVAGHFCSGSSIPASQVYAEEGVLQISPASTNPKLTEQGLKNVFRVCGRDDQQGQIAGKYLLDNYKGKNVAILHDKSAYGKGLADETQKALNAGGQKEKIYEAYTAGEKDYSALVSKLKQEAVDVVYVGGYHTEAGLLARQMKDQGLNAPIVSGDALVTNEYWAITGPAGENTMMTFGPDPREMPDAKEAVEKFRKAGYEPEGYTLYTYAALQIWADAVKQANSTDAAKVSEVLRKGNYSTVIGKIGFDAKGDVTTPAYVWYRWNNGQYAQVK from the coding sequence ATGAACTACAAGCTTTCCCTCCTCGTTGCGGTTGCGGCGACCGCTATGACCGCCTCGGTGGCGAAGGCCGACATCGCGGTGGCGACCGCCGGCCCGATCACCGGCCAGTACGCCACCTTCGGCGAGCAGATGAAGAAGGGCATGGAGCAGGCGGTTGCCGACATCAACGCCGCCGGCGGTGTCCTGGGCCAGAAGCTGAAGCTGGAAGTGGGCGACGACGCCTGCGACCCGAAGCAGGCCGTCGCCGTGGCGAACCAGCTCGCCAAGGCGGGTGTGAAGTTCGTCGCCGGTCACTTCTGCTCGGGCTCCTCGATCCCGGCCTCGCAGGTCTACGCCGAGGAAGGCGTCCTGCAGATCTCCCCGGCCTCGACCAACCCCAAGCTGACCGAGCAGGGCCTGAAGAACGTCTTCCGCGTTTGCGGCCGTGACGACCAGCAGGGCCAGATCGCCGGCAAGTATCTGCTGGACAACTACAAGGGCAAGAACGTCGCGATCCTGCACGACAAGTCGGCCTATGGTAAGGGTCTCGCCGACGAGACGCAGAAGGCGCTGAACGCCGGCGGCCAGAAGGAGAAGATCTACGAAGCCTACACGGCGGGTGAGAAGGACTACTCGGCGCTGGTGTCGAAGCTGAAGCAGGAAGCCGTCGACGTCGTCTATGTCGGTGGCTATCACACCGAAGCCGGTCTGCTGGCCCGCCAGATGAAGGATCAGGGCCTGAACGCCCCGATCGTGTCGGGCGACGCGCTGGTGACCAACGAGTATTGGGCGATCACCGGTCCGGCCGGCGAGAACACCATGATGACCTTCGGTCCGGACCCGCGCGAAATGCCGGACGCCAAGGAAGCCGTGGAGAAGTTCCGCAAGGCCGGCTATGAGCCGGAGGGCTACACCCTCTACACCTACGCCGCCCTGCAGATCTGGGCGGACGCGGTCAAGCAGGCCAACTCCACCGACGCCGCCAAGGTTTCTGAGGTTCTCCGCAAGGGCAACTACAGCACGGTGATCGGCAAGATCGGCTTCGACGCCAAGGGCGACGTGACCACTCCGGCCTATGTCTGGTACCGCTGGAACAACGGTCAGTACGCCCAGGTCAAGTAA
- a CDS encoding DUF6867 family protein yields MDGVLGSSLPVFLGLTVLVFGGCGVLTGQTLAEGWKPLSSAIAYSVLLGLGDRFLVWGLFGGQLLSVYGFVVHTLVIGAITLTTYRISMARRMVSQYPWLYERSGPFGWRERVGGTLAE; encoded by the coding sequence ATGGACGGCGTTCTCGGGTCCTCTCTGCCGGTGTTCCTGGGCCTGACGGTCCTGGTGTTCGGCGGCTGCGGCGTTTTGACCGGCCAGACCCTGGCCGAAGGCTGGAAGCCGCTGTCGAGCGCCATCGCCTACTCCGTCCTGCTGGGCTTGGGCGACCGGTTCCTGGTCTGGGGCCTGTTCGGCGGCCAGCTCCTGTCGGTATACGGATTCGTGGTGCACACCCTGGTGATCGGCGCGATCACCCTGACCACGTACCGCATTTCGATGGCGCGCCGGATGGTGTCTCAGTATCCTTGGCTGTACGAGCGTTCGGGACCCTTCGGCTGGCGCGAGCGCGTCGGCGGAACGCTCGCCGAGTGA
- a CDS encoding ABC transporter ATP-binding protein, which yields MLKVSGVHTFYGAIEALKGVDIEIGAGEIVSLIGANGAGKSTLLMTICGSPRARMGRITFEGQDITQMPTYELVRLGIAQSPEGRRIFPRMSVLENLQMGSITAKPGSFANELERVLTLFPRLKERIGQRAGTMSGGEQQMLAIGRALMSQPRLLLLDEPSLGLAPLVVKQIFQAVKDINREQKMTVFMVEQNAFHALKLAHRGYVMVNGKVTMSGTGAELLANEEVRSAYLEGGH from the coding sequence ATGCTGAAGGTATCGGGCGTCCACACCTTCTACGGCGCCATCGAGGCGCTGAAGGGGGTCGACATCGAGATCGGGGCCGGCGAGATCGTCTCGCTGATCGGCGCCAACGGCGCCGGCAAGTCCACGCTTCTCATGACCATCTGCGGCAGTCCGCGCGCCCGCATGGGCCGGATCACCTTCGAAGGGCAGGACATCACGCAGATGCCCACCTACGAACTGGTCCGCCTGGGCATCGCCCAGTCGCCGGAAGGCCGCCGGATCTTCCCGCGCATGAGCGTGCTGGAGAACCTGCAGATGGGGTCCATCACCGCCAAGCCGGGCAGCTTCGCCAACGAGCTGGAGCGGGTCCTGACCCTGTTCCCGCGCCTGAAGGAGCGCATCGGCCAGCGCGCCGGCACCATGTCGGGCGGCGAGCAGCAGATGCTGGCCATCGGCCGCGCGCTGATGAGCCAGCCGCGGCTGCTGCTTCTCGACGAGCCGTCGCTGGGCCTCGCCCCGCTGGTGGTGAAGCAGATCTTCCAGGCGGTGAAGGACATCAACCGCGAACAGAAGATGACCGTGTTCATGGTCGAGCAGAACGCCTTCCACGCGCTGAAGCTCGCCCACCGCGGTTATGTGATGGTCAACGGTAAGGTCACCATGTCGGGGACCGGCGCGGAACTGCTGGCGAACGAGGAAGTTCGCTCGGCCTATCTGGAGGGAGGTCACTGA
- a CDS encoding ABC transporter ATP-binding protein, which produces MTTTPLLTVEHLTMRFGGLVAVNDVSFSANNGEITAIIGPNGAGKTTLFNCITGFYTPTVGRLTLRHADGKEFLLERMPGYRISQKASVARTFQNIRLFGGMSVLENLIVAQHNKLIRASGFSIAGLLGLPSYTKTEREAVDLAKYWLDRVRLLEFADWEAGNLPYGAQRRLEIARAMCTEPVMLCLDEPAAGLNPRESGELADLLTYIRDEHRIGVLLIEHDMSVVMTISDHVVVLDYGRKISDGDPAFVKNDPAVIRAYLGEEEDEELPPEVKADLPEVAKRAEEGA; this is translated from the coding sequence ATGACCACAACGCCCCTGCTGACGGTCGAACACCTCACCATGCGCTTCGGTGGGCTGGTGGCGGTCAACGACGTCTCCTTCTCGGCCAACAACGGCGAGATCACCGCGATCATCGGCCCGAACGGCGCCGGCAAGACCACGCTGTTCAACTGCATCACCGGCTTCTACACCCCCACGGTGGGCCGGCTGACGCTGCGCCACGCCGACGGGAAGGAGTTCCTGCTGGAGCGGATGCCGGGCTACCGCATCTCGCAGAAGGCCAGCGTCGCCCGCACCTTCCAGAACATCCGCCTGTTCGGCGGCATGAGCGTCCTGGAGAACCTGATCGTCGCCCAGCACAACAAGCTGATCCGCGCCTCGGGCTTCTCCATCGCCGGTCTGCTCGGCCTTCCGTCCTACACCAAGACGGAGCGGGAGGCGGTCGATCTGGCCAAGTACTGGCTGGACCGCGTGCGCCTGCTGGAGTTCGCGGACTGGGAGGCGGGCAATCTGCCCTACGGCGCCCAGCGCCGGCTGGAGATCGCCCGCGCCATGTGCACTGAGCCGGTGATGCTCTGCCTGGATGAGCCGGCGGCGGGCCTCAACCCCCGCGAGTCGGGCGAACTGGCCGATCTGCTCACCTACATCCGCGACGAGCACAGGATCGGCGTGCTGCTGATCGAGCATGACATGAGCGTGGTGATGACCATTTCCGACCATGTCGTGGTGCTGGATTACGGACGGAAGATTTCCGACGGCGATCCGGCCTTCGTGAAGAACGACCCCGCGGTCATCCGCGCCTATCTGGGCGAGGAAGAGGACGAGGAGTTGCCGCCGGAGGTCAAGGCCGACCTGCCGGAGGTCGCCAAACGAGCCGAGGAGGGGGCCTGA